A window of the Choristoneura fumiferana chromosome 30, NRCan_CFum_1, whole genome shotgun sequence genome harbors these coding sequences:
- the LOC141444824 gene encoding uncharacterized protein isoform X4 gives MRLSIALLGLVALAAVSGLPQPRVDLTEQVIQQETTSSATFSSSSSSTEREVIKDGGEDIEESSSTANSEQHQSSSSISREEIISQSVDKDDSSSRSQSEQSSQFSSQSELLTQVSGGKFINKSSSQQEQEAISSESESIAKSSKNSRMSSESEEERSASSKKSIKSSKSSKQEMSASKSNRSTSEKRSESSREEDYQEEMIKRRLSKKTDQSDDDCDEGPDGQGRPSKPEQPGKPGPPGKPEQSNHQGHPGKPGQPGQPGKPGQPGQPGQPGQPGQPGKPDQPGQPDQPGGPGKPGQPGKPGQPGKPGQPGKPGKPGQPGQPGQPGKPGQPGKPGQPGKPGQPGKPRQPGQPGQPGQPGQPGQPGQPCQPGQPGQPEEPNQPDQPGGPGEPGQPGKPGQPGQPGQTGKPGQPGKPGNPGQPWQPGQPGQPGKPGQPEQPDQPGGPGKPEQPGKPGQPGKPGKPGQPGQPGQPGKPGQPGKPGKPGQPGQPGQPGKPGQPGKPGQPGKPGQPGQPGQPCQPGQPGQPEEPNQPDQPGGPGKPGQPGKPGQPGQPGQPGKPGQPGKPGKPGQPWQPGQPEQPGKPGQPGKPGQPGQPGQPGQPGQPGQPGQPEEPNQPDQPGGPGEPGQPGKPGQPGKPGQPGKPGQPGKPGQPGQPGQPEQPGGPGEPGQPGKPGQPGKPGQPGQPGQPGQPGKPGQPGQPGQPGQPGQPCQPGQPGQPEEPNQPDQPGGPGEPGQPGKPGQPGKPGKPGQPGQPGQPGKPGQPGKPGKPGQPGQPGQPGKPGQPGKPGQPGKPGQPGQPGQPEQPGGPGEPGQPGKPGQPGKPGQPGQPGQPGQPGKPGQPGQPGQPGQPGQPCQPGQPGQPEEPNQPDQPGGPGEPGQPGKPGQPGKPGQPGQPGQPGQPCQPGQPGQPEEPNQPDQPGGPGKPGQPGQPGQPGKPGQPGKPGKPGQPWQPGQPEQPGKPGQPGKPGQPGQPGQPGQPGQPGQPGQPEEPNQPDQPGGPGEPGQPGKPGQPGKPGQPGKPGQPGKPGQPGQPGQPGQPGGPGESGQPGKPGQPGKPGQPGQPGQPGKPGQPGKPGQPGQPGQPGQPGQPGQPEEPNQPDQPGGPGEPGQPGKPGQPGKPGKPGQPGQPGQPGKPGQPGQPGKPGQPGQPGQPGKPGQPGKPGQPGQPGQPCQPGQPGQPEEPNQPDQPGGPGKPGQPGKPGQPGQPGQPGKPGQPGKPGKPGQPWQPGQPEQPGKPGQPGKPGQPGQPGQPGQPGQPGQPGQPEEPNQPDQPGGPGEPGQPGKPGQPGKPGQPGQPGQPEQPGGPGEPGKPEQPDQPGGPGKPGQPGKPGQPGKPGQPGQPGQPEQPGGPGEPGKPGKPGQPGKPGQPGQPGQPGQPGKPGQPGQPGQPGQPCQPGQPGQPEEPNQPDQPGGPGEPGQPGKPGQPGQPGQPGKPGQPGKPGNPGQPWQPGQPGQPEQPDQPGGPGKPEQPGKPGQPGKPGMPGQPGQPGQPGKPGQPGKPGKPGQPGQPGQPGKPGQPGKPGQPGKPGQPGQPGQPCQPGQPGQPEEPNQPDQPGGPGKPGQPGKPGQPGKPGQPGQPGQPGKPGQPGKPGKPGQPWQPGQPEQPGKPGQPGKPGQPGQPGQPGQPGQPGQPGQPEEPNQPDQPGGPGEPGQPGKPGQPGKPGQPGKPGQPGKPGQPGQPGQPGQPGGPGEPGQPGKPGQPGKPGQPGQPGQPGKPGQPGKPGQPGQPGQPGQPGQPCQSGQPGQPEEPNQPDQPGGPGEPGQPGKPGQPGQPGQPGKPGQPWQPGQPGQPEQPDQPGGPGKPEQPGKPGQPGKPGKPGQPGQPGQPGKPGQPGKPGKPEQPDQPGGPGKPGQPGKPGQPGKPGQPGQPGQPCQPGQPGQPEEPNQPDQPGGPGKPGQPGKPGQPGQPGQPGKPGQPGKPGKPGQPWQPGQPGQPGKPDQPGQPGQQGQPGQADQPGQTGQPDQPGTAGKPGKGGKTIHTSATSSQAQREQRASSQSNYEAIDANGNSFQKKSEQQQVSSEQASSSSFDKEEFDRDGSFKKSSHKQASVGQEASSSESSEMQKSQGGGSDVRKSSQTQSESQRQAAFSNQEEFSSGGSSSSSEQVMKESSLVKSEQSSSSASETSSSEADLSSDERSRSSFSSSSSSSSSFSSSSSSSSETIEEEC, from the exons ATGCGGTTGTCAATAGCTCTTTTGGGCTTAGTG gctcTGGCGGCCGTCAGTGGTCTGCCAC AACCCAGGGTCGACTTGACTGAACAGGTCATACAGCAGGAAACTACTTCCTCAGCGACCTTCAGCTCGTCATCATCCTCCACTGAAAGAGAG GTGATCAAGGATGGGGGAGAGGACATCGAAGAGTCTTCGTCTACTGCCAATAGTGAACAGCACCAGAGCAGCTCGTCCATCAGCCGCGAAGAAATAATCTCCCAGTCAG TTGACAAAGATGACAGCAGTTCCAGAAGCCAGAGTGAACAATCGAGTCAGTTTAGCTCTCAGAGCGAGCTGCTGACCCAGGTCAGCGGGGGCAAGTTCATAAACAAGTCCAGCTCACAGCAAGAGCAGGAAGCTATCAGCAG CGAAAGCGAATCGATTGCGAAATCTAGTAAAAACAGCAGGATGTCTTCTGAAAGCGAGGAGGAACGCAGTGCGAGCAGCAAAAAGTCCATCAAGTCTTCCAAATCAAGTAAACAAGAAATGTCCGCAAGCAAAAGCAACAGATCTACCTCCGAGAAGAGGTCTGAGTCAAGTCGGGAAGAAGACTATCAAGAAGAAATGATTAAAAGACGATTGAGCAAGAAAACAGACCAGTCTGATGACGATTGCGACGAAGGCCCAGATGGACAAGGACGACCAAGCAAGCCAGAACaaccaggcaaaccaggaccGCCAGGTAAACCAGAACAATCTAACCATCAAGGGCATCCAGGCaaaccaggtcaaccaggacagccaggcaaaccaggacagccaggtcaaccagggcagccaggacaaccaggacagccaggcaaaccagatCAACCAGGTCAGCCAGATCAACCAGGTGgtccaggcaaaccaggacagccaggcaaaccaggacagccaggcaaaccaggacagccaggcaaaccaggaaagccaggacaaccagggcaaccaggacagccaggcaaaccaggacagccaggcaaaccaggacagccaggcaaaccaggacagccaggcaaaccaagacaaccaggtcaaccagggcagccaggacaaccaggacaaccaggccAACCAGGGCAACCATgccaaccaggacagccaggtcaaccagaaGAACCAAACCAGCCAGATCAACCAGGTGGTCCAGGcgaaccaggacagccaggcaaaccaggacagccaggtcaaccaggacaaacaggcaaaccaggacagccaggcaaaccaggaaaCCCAGGACAACCATGgcagccaggacaaccaggacagccaggcaaaccaggtcAACCAGAGCAGCCAGATCAACCAGGTGGTCCAGGCAAACCAGaacagccaggcaaaccaggacagccaggcaaaccaggaaagccaggacaaccagggcaaccaggacagccaggcaaaccaggacagccaggcaaaccaggaaagccaggacaaccagggcaaccaggacagccaggcaaaccaggacagccaggcaaaccaggacagccaggcaaaccaggacaaccaggccAACCAGGGCAACCATgccaaccaggacagccaggtcaaccagaaGAACCAAACCAGCCAGATCAACCAGGTGgtccaggcaaaccaggacagccaggcaaaccaggacagccaggtcaaccagggcaaccaggcaaaccaggacagccaggcaaaccaggaaaGCCAGGACAACCATGGCAGCCAGGACAACCAGaacagccaggcaaaccaggacagccaggcaaaccagggcagccaggacaaccaggacaaccaggccAACCagggcaaccaggacagccaggtcaaccagaaGAACCAAACCAGCCAGATCAACCAGGTGGTCCAGGcgaaccaggacagccaggcaaaccaggacagccaggcaaaccaggacagccaggcaaaccaggacagccaggcaaaccaggacaaccaggtcaaccagggCAGCCAGAACAACCAGGTGGTCCAGGcgaaccaggacagccaggcaaaccaggacagccaggcaaaccaggacagccaggtcaaccagggcAACCAGgccagccaggcaaaccagggcagccaggacaaccaggacaaccaggccAACCAGGGCAACCATgccaaccaggacagccaggtcaaccagaaGAACCAAACCAGCCAGATCAACCAGGTGGTCCAGGcgaaccaggacagccaggcaaaccaggacagccag gcaaaccaggaaagccaggacaaccagggcaaccaggacagccaggcaaaccaggacagccaggcaaaccaggaaagccaggacaaccagggcaaccaggacagccaggcaaaccaggacagccaggcaaaccaggacagccaggcaaaccaggacaaccaggtcaaccagggCAGCCAGAACAACCAGGTGGTCCAGGcgaaccaggacagccaggcaaaccaggacagccaggcaaaccaggacagccaggtcaaccagggcAACCAGgccagccaggcaaaccagggcagccaggacaaccaggacaaccaggccAACCAGGGCAACCATgccaaccaggacagccaggtcaaccagaaGAACCAAACCAGCCAGATCAACCAGGTGGTCCAGGcgaaccaggacagccaggcaaaccaggacagccag gcaaaccaggacaaccaggacaaccaggccAACCAGGGCAACCATgccaaccaggacagccaggtcaaccagaaGAACCAAACCAGCCAGATCAACCAGGTGgtccaggcaaaccaggacagccaggtcaaccagggcaaccaggcaaaccaggacagccaggcaaaccaggaaaGCCAGGACAACCATGGCAGCCAGGACAACCAGaacagccaggcaaaccaggacagccaggcaaaccggggcagccaggacaaccaggacaaccaggccAACCagggcaaccaggacagccaggtcaaccagaaGAACCAAACCAGCCAGATCAACCAGGTGGTCCAGGcgaaccaggacagccaggcaaaccaggacagccaggcaaaccaggacagccaggcaaaccaggacagccaggcaaaccaggacaaccaggtcaaccagggcagccaggacaaccaggtgGTCCAGGCGAATcaggacagccaggcaaaccaggacagccaggcaaaccaggacagccaggtcaaccagggcaaccaggcaaaccaggacagccaggcaaaccagggcagccaggacaaccaggacaaccaggccaaccaggacagccaggtcaaccagaaGAACCAAACCAGCCAGATCAACCAGGTGGTCCAGGcgaaccaggacagccaggcaaaccaggacagccaggcaaaccaggaaagccaggacaaccagggcaaccaggacagccaggcaaaccaggacagccaggccaACCAGGAaagccaggacaaccagggcaaccaggacagccaggcaaaccaggacagccaggcaaaccaggacaaccaggccAACCAGGGCAACCATgccaaccaggacagccaggtcaaccagaaGAACCAAACCAGCCAGATCAACCAGGTGgtccaggcaaaccaggacagccaggcaaaccaggacagccaggtcaaccagggcaaccaggcaaaccaggacagccaggcaaaccaggaaaGCCAGGACAACCATGGCAGCCAGGACAACCAGaacagccaggcaaaccagggcagccaggcaaaccagggcagccaggacaaccaggacaaccaggccAACCagggcaaccaggacagccaggtcaaccagaaGAACCAAACCAGCCAGATCAACCAGGTGGTCCAGGcgaaccaggacagccaggcaaaccaggacagccaggcaaaccaggacaaccaggtcaaccagggCAGCCAGAACAACCAGGTGGTCCAGGCGAACCAGGAAAGCCAGAACAACCAGATCAACCAGGTGgtccaggcaaaccaggacagccaggcaaaccaggacagccaggcaaaccaggacaaccaggtcaaccagggCAGCCAGAACAACCAGGTGGTCCAGGCGAACCAGGaaagccaggcaaaccaggacagccaggcaaaccaggacagccaggtcaaccagggcAACCAGgccagccaggcaaaccagggcagccaggacaaccaggacaaccagggcAACCATgccaaccaggacagccaggtcaaccagaaGAACCAAACCAGCCAGATCAACCAGGTGGTCCAGGcgaaccaggacagccaggcaaaccaggacagccaggtcaaccaggacaaccaggcaaaccaggacagccaggcaaaccaggaaaCCCAGGACAACCATGgcagccaggacaaccaggacaacCAGAGCAGCCAGATCAACCAGGTGGTCCAGGCAAACCAGaacagccaggcaaaccaggacagccaggcaaaccaggaatgccaggacaaccagggcaaccaggacagccaggcaaaccaggacagccaggcaaaccaggaaagccaggacaaccagggcaaccaggacagccaggcaaaccaggacagccaggcaaaccaggacagccaggcaaaccaggacaaccaggccAACCAGGGCAACCATgccaaccaggacagccaggtcaaccagaaGAACCAAACCAGCCAGATCAACCAGGTGgtccaggcaaaccaggacagccaggcaaaccaggacagccaggcaaaccaggacagccaggtcaaccagggcagccaggcaaaccaggacagccaggcaaaccaggaaaGCCAGGACAACCATGGCAGCCAGGACAACCAGaacagccaggcaaaccaggacagccaggcaaaccagggcagccaggacaaccaggacaaccaggccAACCagggcaaccaggacagccaggtcaaccagaaGAACCAAACCAGCCAGATCAACCAGGTGGTCCAGGcgaaccaggacagccaggcaaaccaggacagccaggcaaaccaggacagccaggcaaaccaggacagccaggcaaaccaggacaaccaggtcaaccagggcagccaggacaaccaggtgGTCCAGGcgaaccaggacagccaggcaaaccaggacagccaggcaaaccaggacagccaggtcaaccagggcaaccaggcaaaccaggacagccaggcaaaccagggcagccaggacaaccaggacaaccaggccAACCAGGGCAACCATGCCAatcaggacagccaggtcaaccagaaGAACCAAACCAGCCAGATCAACCAGGTGGTCCAGGcgaaccaggacagccaggcaaaccaggacagccaggtcaaccaggacaaccaggcaaaccaggacaaccatggcagccaggacaaccaggacaacCAGAGCAGCCAGATCAACCAGGTGGTCCAGGCAAACCAGaacagccaggcaaaccaggacagccaggcaaaccaggaaagccaggacaaccagggcaaccaggacagccaggcaaaccaggacagccaggcaaaccaggaaaGCCAGAACAACCAGATCAACCAGGTGgtccaggcaaaccaggacagccaggcaaaccaggacagccaggcaaaccaggacaaccaggccAACCAGGGCAACCatgtcaaccaggacagccaggtcaaccagaaGAACCAAACCAGCCAGATCAACCAGGTGgtccaggcaaaccaggacagccaggcaaaccaggacagccaggtcaaccagggcaaccaggcaaaccaggacagccaggcaaaccaggaaaGCCAGGACAACCATGgcagccaggacaaccaggacagccaggcaaaccagatcaaccaggtcaaccaggtcAACAAGGGCAACCAGGACAGGCAGATCAACCAGGACAGACCGGACAACCAGATCAACCAGGAACTGCAGGAAAACCTGGAAAGGGAGGAAAGACAATTCATACGAGTGCGACTTCGAGCCAAGCTCAGAGAGAGCAGCGAGCCAGTAGTCAATCGAATTATGAAGCAATTGATGCTAATGGAAATTCCTTCCAGAAAAAATCGGAGCAACAACAAGTATCTTCTGAACAAGCTTCTTCATCTAGCTTTGATAAGGAGGAGTTCGATAGAGACGGCAGTTTTAAGAAATCCAGCCACAAACAGGCTTCTGTCGGCCAAGAAGCATCTTCGAGTGAAAGCAGCGAAATGCAAAAAAGCCAAGGAGGCGGCTCTGATGTTAGAAAGAGCTCTCAAACTCAGTCTGAGAGTCAAAGACAAGCGGCATTCAGCAATCAAGAAGAATTCAGCTCCGGTGGTTCTAGTTCCAGCAGTGAGCAAGTCATGAAAGAGTCATCATTGGTTAAATCTGAGCAATCCTCATCTTCTGCGTCTGAAACAAGCTCAAGCGAAGCCGACTTGAGCTCAGACGAAAGAAGCCGTAGCAGTTTTTCTTCATCATCAAGTTCATCATCTAGCTTCTCATCTTCCTCATCCTCATCATCTGAGACCATTGAGGAAGAAtgttga